A region of the Arachis hypogaea cultivar Tifrunner chromosome 15, arahy.Tifrunner.gnm2.J5K5, whole genome shotgun sequence genome:
tatcttataatattttttaaaactaattatctTCTAATAGTACTTATTAAGAATTTATTTGTccaatatatgttaaaaatttagttaaaaacaaTAAAGAGACTAGTCCTTTTTATCAGTAATTCTCGAGATTCAGAATAATaaagtttattaaaaataaaaatatcaaatttaaaatttgttagaagctaaatttaaatatttacgcTTTACATGAAACAAGTATATCACATTATATTTAAAACATcagcaataaaaataagaatttaattttaataccctgttagtgtaaaataattttacatatacATTTAATTACATAACaccatattagtaaaaataattgtcTTTCATATTAATCGCGTTAATATTCATCTAAAAGAATAGACGTGATAAATACTTTGTAAAACACTTTACACACTGCagcaaaattaaactctaaaacaAATGTCGATAGCTTTGTTCAATAATAGTTACTACTTATTCATTCATAGAACCccacattttaatattttatgtatCTTTTCGGGAGCAAGAGTAGTGCCCATGGAAATTTCATTTTGGAGCATTATCGGCATCATGAAAGCGAAAGGAACTTAACGAGTATATTCGGTTGGAAATTGGATCCTCCTTAACCTTAAACAGTGAGGTCGGGCGGTGGGGTTGCTCTTCTCTGTCGTATCCCATGAGTCTTGAAAGTTGAGACTCCAGTATTATCCTTTTAAGTTTGTCATTTGGCAGAGACCGAATACGTTATGCACTGAATCTAAAATTATAGACCTCTCATCTCTCACTTATCCACTTTATCCATTCCTGGATTTATAAGACATCCAAGTAAACACCAACTTtcagtgtaaaaaatatttttgttcattATTAATTAAAGGTGGTGATTTAATCCAGCATTGAAAGAAAAACTTCTGGCCTCTATCCTAACCAAACATTTTGCAGATCTCGTGGTAGAACCAATAACTCAAACCAGAGTTAAAATAAATGGCTAATTTGAGAACTAAAGAGAATTATCTCCATatgaactttttttttcttttgagagagagagagagagagagagagagagagagagagagagatgtgcTCCTGGTGATCACTGTTTAAGTTGACAGGTGTTCACTAGGCAATCGACACAAGAGAAACGAATTCAACTTAACTTACAAAAAGAATGCATGTTACCGCAAAGCATGAGCCAGTTTATAGCAATATGCTTCACAAGCAACCACAGACACACTTACAACTGATGATTCCTACGTCCAAAATGTTATCGGCTCAAAGGAaataggagaaaaagaaaagggaaaaaaaaaaaaaaaaaagaaacaccaCCTGCAGAGTCGATCTACTTCTCATTTAGTCATCACTTCTTGAATAGTCAGGAAATGCAAGGAAACTATAATTTTGGGGGGGGAAAATTGCATGGTGAACGATGAGTCTCGAAAACCCTTAGGCCTTTTTCATGAGATACCCCATTATTATGCCAAGCAAACCAATTAATATGACAATGACCATCGAGACGCCCCCACGACTTTTGCTGCTTTCACGTTTCAGCAGCTCCTGAAAGTAAAAAGGTAATTGAATTAAGTATTTCCTTCCGTTCAAAAATCACACTGAAACAACACTTGCAAAGTTGATTCAATACAAATAGATAAAGACCGTTTATTTTTGTCATCATTTTGTATAAAATGGTCTTTGTCCACATATTCACCACTAAGAAATCCCGAAACATGTAAAGATGGAATTAGTTTGAAACCCAATTAAATATACCAACATGTTCTGAACCAACGTTCCTTCAACTAAAGCACAAATGTGTAGATGCTGAAAATCTAAGCCAGTCATTACTCAACAACAGCAAAAATTGTGCTAGTGCTGAAAAATCAAGTCCCTCGAGTGTTGCAGTTTCCTTTGCATTTCTTATATTATATTTGATACTGTCATGATTGTGGACCTTAATAAGTGGCTGAGATGCCTAGAAATCAAAAGGGTGAAAATTTTTGGACTTTTATGATGATAGCGAGGGTTAATGAAATATGAATGGCATcccatcttttctatttttttttttttgttagcccACTGTTTTGCTGCTAAAAAAATGAATACTGCTAATTTTGCTCagttttataactaaaaaatgtGAGTCATGGAATTGTTTCAGTTGTGGTATAACACCTCTGGAGAATTATGTTTAAGAGTTACTGGTAGTATGGAGTTAATGTTGGCTACTTAATTGTGTATATTGCAATGCACTATTGGAAGTTTAGAACTCTGCTATGAGAAATAATGCACCCAGCCTAACCCAGCACACTGCTACAGGGAGAACATGTAATTCCttcttagtaaaaaataaaaatatcactaGGAAGTCGTGAAACTAATCCTTCAAgacatttatctttttttttcctatTATTTCTCGTACTTTTCTTCAGTTTTAGGGCTATAATATCAACTTAGGATGGGATACTCGTGGCAAGGGAACTCATATTCCAAACTTAACTACCTTTTCAgtcaggaaagcaaagaagaaataTAGAACAGTCAGCTGGACCCACATATTTTGTAAATACTCACCAGTTCCTGATTAAGCTTGCTATTTTGTCGCAATGCATTATTCTTTTCTTCAGTAAGCCTTGCAATAAGAGCTTTTGCCTACATCAGTCAGAGCATCTCTTATCATTTATCAAATAAAGTAgccacagaaaaaaaaaaagtgaaaaaagaaaaaaaaacaaagatagTGTTTTCTTATAATATTCCAAGAACATTGGTCATGCAACATGATATCTTGGTACTTAGAACATAACTTACCCATATATTTGACAAACACAAAATTATTAGACAATTAAGAGAAAagtattattttctttctttagaATCTGGAGCTAAAAATTCAACCTCCAAAAGTTGCATATTTCCTGAAGCTATGTAAAATCACTTgctaaaaatgcaaatatattaCTTAAACTCCAAGAAAGTTATCCCCTAAAGCCATCACTTTATACAAATAATCTGCACTACATAACCATCTTGCTACATTTGGTGACAGTAATTAAGATTTAACCATTAAGTTCCACAATCTACAAAAGTTGAGAGAGAGCACAAAACAGTCATTTAATAACAATGGTAGAGTAAGATGGCTCAAAGCTTTAAACACATCAATAATAACGGCTGGCAACTCTTGTTAGAACCACCAATTCTCAAATCCTGGAATCCCAAACAGTTGAACACAGAAAAATCTCAAATATTAAGTATTCTTCCAATGAAAGGGCATCAACATATAAGTGTTTCAATTAAAGGGTGTATTTCTACATCAACTTTGCACAAATTATGATAGAGCCCAGAACCCCAACTTTATATCCAAGCCACCTAGCAGCTAATGTCATTGTCAGCTTACTACACTCAGATATCCACAGCAATAACCAAAATGAATATTGACAAACAACAAAATGTACTtcagaagaaaaagaaggggaGAAAAACCAGTTAGGAAATTTGGTTTACCTCTGCAGATTTTTCTGGAACATCTGATCGTTCAGCAAAAGCCCTTGTTACCTGAAATACCAAAAATAAGAAAGTAAGCAAGTTGATAAGGCTAGACATTTTATCAAAAGAACGAGAaggaaaaaaatttaactaaaccAATAGCTAGTTAAGACTCACTGGTGTGGAGTCAGGACCAGTGAAATTTCCATTCTCAGAGATAGAGCCTCTAGGTGATGACCCTTCCTCAGAACCTTCTGCGACTGGAGACGGTGGTTGAGTTGGGGCCAGATACACCACTCTCAATTTGCACTCCTCAACCAAATGTCCTGCTTCCTTGTTGAACTAGAAAATCCCAACAGCACAAGTCTTGTCATTTCACCAAATGAGGAAAGCGAATCATAGGAATTCGTAACGGAAATGAGCATGATGAATTATACCATTTCAGCAGTGATATCCTTTGGAGTTGTTCCATCAGGTGCTTTTACACTTTGAAGAAGAAATTTATCCTTGCATTGCATATCAGGTGGAGCTTCCTTTTGCGCTTGCATGGTAACTTCAAAAGTCCAATGTCACAACGTCATTGATAaccattcaaataataataaaactccgccaagaaacgaaagaaaaaagagaagataacATTCTGCACTGGgcctattttattcatatttgtaCCTGTAACATCACACGTAGATCGCGGCATGACAATTCCAGTGTTTGGACGAACACAATATTTCTTAGGATTGGTTGTTTTCACCTGAAAAATACGAATACACGGATTAAAATATGTAAATCTCGCACGATGCACTTGAGAATAGGTTCAATGGTGATCAGATCTAATAGGTTTTgcgaaatcaaaatcaaaatcaaaattataattacaaTCAATACTTCAAAACCAAATAAATTTCGGTTAAAAAAAAGGTGTTAGGATCAGTAATTGGAAGGAGGAGTTAAAAGCAGATGGTGAAATGAAGCGGTACCTTGAAAGCAACATAGCTATCGGTCTTATTTGACAATTGAAGAGAGCATGAGATCTGCTTCTTCAGCTCAACTGAAAAATGGAACAATAACCCAAAAGGCAAATCAAACCCTAGCAGAAATGCAAAGCGATCGAcggcaaaagaaaaaagaaaatgaaaagagaaaagattgaaaacTGACAGAAGAACTTGAGCTCGAGAGGCTCGATGCTAAGAAGCTCCCCGGTGCTCATGACAGATCAATGGTTTAGGGCGGTGATCTGCGTTCCGaatgaagagaagagaagaaatggACGGAGAGAACGAGAACAAGAATGTGGATGAAGAATAATTAATAATGAAAGGGAAATTTTGACACACAACAGGGGAGGGGACGATCTAGTAGTATTCTCATTCAaatctcctttttcttttctattttctctgtGGTTGAGAGTGTCGCCATTTCAACATGCCTTCAAACtctataattaattactaaataaaaaataaatttagctaACACGAGGATTCCTAATAAAATTactaactaaaaaatttataaaaaaatataaaatttaaatttttaatatatttattatacatttattaaattaaactactctaatttgaattcaaattcgaattttttttttttgaagtcgAAAAACAAAGACGCTACGAAATtaaacatcacaatcacatgcttcaaaattaatttaatctaattttaaatttttttaaaattaagaataaaatttaaacctgtaatttttaaataaatataaaaaatttatatcataAGCTATtgttagtcaataaattattatatatataaaataaaatttaaatcctaaCTAGTGAGATATATATGTTTGTTACAACTTACAAATTGACatcttatatttaaaatatttttttctaactaCTACATCTTATAGTTACGA
Encoded here:
- the LOC112749614 gene encoding vesicle-associated protein 1-2, producing the protein MSTGELLSIEPLELKFFFELKKQISCSLQLSNKTDSYVAFKVKTTNPKKYCVRPNTGIVMPRSTCDVTVTMQAQKEAPPDMQCKDKFLLQSVKAPDGTTPKDITAEMFNKEAGHLVEECKLRVVYLAPTQPPSPVAEGSEEGSSPRGSISENGNFTGPDSTPVTRAFAERSDVPEKSAEAKALIARLTEEKNNALRQNSKLNQELELLKRESSKSRGGVSMVIVILIGLLGIIMGYLMKKA